One Nostoc sp. CENA543 genomic window, GCTGTAGGTTGCCAAATGTTTGTTCAGAAGACTTGACTGAGATAATAGAGATGTCTTCTTGTAAAACCTGGTTAATTATTTTCTGGAATCTTTTAGACTTAAACTCAGATTTAGTTTGAATTTTGATATTTCGTCCAAAATCTCTATCTACCTGAGCAATAGTTGTGAGAATACCTTCATCAGTCAACGGTTCATATTTATCTGCACACCAATCTACAATACGTTTGGCATAAGCACGATTAAGATTATCAGCGCAGCCATCTAATTTATTTTGAGTATTTTCTAGATGCTTGATAATTAGTTCTAAACTTTCAATTAGTCCATTGAAGTAATTGCTAATATTACTTTCTACATCCTTAGAATATTTACTGAAAGACTCTTCGGCATTTTTCAGAGCTTTTTGTTGCTGATCTTTGAATTGATTGTTTAGAGAGTTACGGATATTTTCTACAGCTTCACGGCGTTTTTGCTCCTCAGATTTGAGGAAATTAGAAATTAAATGTAAACAAGCACCAGTAATTCCTAGAAAAATTCCAACAGGCGCAGCAAATAAAAATGCTGATGCTCCTAATACTCCTAATAAGTTACCGCTAAAACGTAGCATATCTTTATAGGGGATACTGTCTTGCTCATTTAAGTTAACGTTCCCAAATTTTAATCTAGCTACATTTTGCAATTCATTACCTATTTCTCTTAGTATTTTTTGCACTTCTTTATTAAATTTTTCTTCAGATTGTTTAAAAGCAATATTTAATTTTCCTTCAACATTTAATATGTTGAGTTTATCTTTCAATTTTGAGTTCAACTGACTTTGTTCAGCATTCCAATTTTCTTCTGCAAAAGGTTGTATTATATCAAACACATCTTTAAATACAAGCTTAATGTGCTGTTGTAAAGATTCCCAATTATCCCTAGATGCTTTGTGTACTTCATGCTGAAACCTTTGATGTATATCTTTCAATTGCGTAACCCAATCTTGATAACTTTCTATCTGTTCAGTAACCCACTTGTTTGGTTCGTCAATTGCACTGACAGTAGAACCAAGTAAAGTTTGAGAACGCCGAATTACTCCATGCTCGGCTAACGAAACTCGAATAGCATCAAGAAGCTCTTGCATATGGCTTCCTTGAAACAGCTTCTCTTGATTGTCTTGATGCTCTGGTTCTTGTGACATTTGTGCAGCCAATAACATCACAGGGATAATATCAAAGTAATCATTAGCATAATGATTTTTGGCATAGCGACGAATGCGTTCAATATGTCCGCCTAAACCACTACTACTATCCATAACAAATAATTTATCTGGGTCTTGCAAGAAATAATCTAATCTGCGCTGGTCACGGAGATTATTCTTAATATTTAATAAGATAATCAGTGGTTTTGCTTTTTCTTTTAGAAGTTCTAAAAATTTAAATTCAGTTTCTTGAACACTATCATTTGTAACTACATAGCAGATAACATCAGATTCTTCGATGACTCTAGCAGCAATCTCTTCATCACTTTCTCCTCCAGGCGCACCAATACCAGGAGTGTCAATAATCCGAATATTTTTCCATTCATAAACGCGGTTAAAACGAGTAGTACGCTGTTTACCAACGCCAATTGCTTCCCAACCATCACCCGTAATAATTGCATGGAGAGTGCTTTTACCAGCTTTAGTTTTACCCATAAAGGCGATACTAAAATAATTTAAAGCACGTTGTTTTGATCGGAGTGATTCGCGTACTCCTTCCAGTTTTTTGATAACTTCAGCCGAGAGAGCATTTTTTGTAACTTCAAGCTGTTGTGCTACTTCCTTAGCTTTATTAGCTTGTCCTTTATTACTTGTTTTTTTATGTATTAATTCAGTAGTTTGTTGAATATTTTCTACTAGATTTTTAAGAGAAGTATAAGCACTTTGAAGTGACTTTTCTGTATATTTGTAGTCCTCAGTTGCTATTGATTTACATTTTTGAGTAGCTTTTTCATATTCAGCCCCAGATAGTAATATTTCTTTCCGCAGTTTTTTTACTTTATGTCCAAGACTTTTAGGTACAATTTGTGTTAAATTATCCACAAGAGCGCGTGATAAAAGTGAATCTACTCCCTTTAAAAGACGCGCACCTACAGATAATTCGTATTTTTCGATATCGTTATAAATATTTTGAACTGTGCTAAAGTTTTTTGCTCCTTCTAGCAAGTTTGTAATTTCTGTATCTGACCAATTCCAAATTTTTGCAACATGGTTAACCATTTCCTTTTCTGAAGGTGAACAGTAACCATCAACATAAGCAATTGCTAGTATCTGTCGTATGGCCTCACTTTTCTCCTTGGTGGGGATTTGACGCGCTACCTCTTCAAGAGATATGAAATCTTTATCTTGATTGAGTATTTTCTCCATCTCCTCAAGGGTGCGTGTTCCCATTTTGGCTTGCTGTCCCAAATCTTGTAGTGCTTTTGATTCTTCGCTGTGAATTTGTCCGTCAGCACACACCATATGGGTGAGGAGTAAAAACTGGTAGTTTATTTGCTCAGTAGTTGGTAGTGACATCTTTACCCTAAGTTTAAATCCTATACTTAGGGTAAGCAATAATTATTATTATCAACGTCAGAAAATATACTTAAATTACGAATATACTGAAATGATTGATTTATGGAATTTTCAGAACCTTGAGGTCTTTGATAAAACTGGCCATATATTCACAATTCATGGTTTTTCCAGTTATTCAAGAGCCTGATTAATCTTAAATGACTAAACGAGCTAGGCGTTTGAGAATTTTTGTCACAGTATAAATGTCTTCATCACGGTTGAGAGACAGTGTGTAAGATAATGCGTATCTTGGTACATCTTCTTTAGTTAACTTAATAAACTGAAATTCTCGGCCATTAGTAACAAAGCCAAATGTTGGTTTGTCAGCATTAGGATTACCCAACATATATGCTAAAACTTGAGGAATGGCTACTTCTAAAGAATATTGCGCTCTTTTGGCTTCAATTACTAGCACCCAAAATGGCGGATGAAAAACCAAAATATCAATACGTCCCCTGACAATTGTGCCTTCATCCTCAGAAGAAATTTCCACCTCATATTCGGAAGCAATGTAAAAAGGTGGTCGATAAAAGCCTGCTAGCCGTAATAATGGAGATAAAACCACCATTTTGACGACAGGTTCTAAAATCGCATATTTCGATAAATGCGAATATTCTGCTTTCACTTCATCGAGTAATTCTTTCTCAGAATCACTTAAATCTGGTAAATCCTGCTGCCACTCTAGGAAAAATTCTTTGTCCTGTGCTAGTTCTAGCCCAAATTCATCAATCAATTGGGCTAGGGTAATATCTTTTCCTTGAACAACCTGAACCATTTGCCCATCCCTTTTAGTCAAATAGTAATTGAAAATCCAGGCTTTGCGCTTGCACCGTTAACTTTATACGTTCCTCAAAAAGTCGTAACTTTTATCACTATTATTTTAAAATTTGTCCTGAATAACACCAAATTGTTTCGTTAAAAGAAATAACGGTGTTAGTCAAACGATATACAATGAGTGACATAAGTCTACTGATGGCTGGTGTGTTGACTGGCAAGCCACCATCTTTGACTGATCAAGTACCTGCACAGTCGCCATTTCAGTCAAATCATGTAGATCAGAAATCAACCCAGGAATCATCTCAGGGATTTTCCGCAACTGACATCACACCACCTGAATTTTTACAGGTGGAATATAGTATTACTCAATCTTCAGGAAATAATCAAAAGTATCAAAATAAACTGATTAAGCAAAGAAACGGAGAACAGGAAAAAAGAACTTTAGAATCTCAAACTAACGCAAACACAAATCAGCAAAATACAGAGGAAACATTTTTTTCTTCTCCCACACACACCAGTTTGCTCAAGTCGGGAAACCCGCCCACGCCAGTGGCTCCTCTACACTCCCACACCCTAGATCCAGAAACATCAGATATCAAAGCAGAATTCTCTCCTTATCCTGCTCTAGCTCAATCTCCAGAGGTAGCTGCACCTGAGTCAGATGAGGCGATGACTCAAGTTCTTCCTGTATCGCAATTGGATGATGTGCAGCCTACAGACTGGGCTTTTGATGCTTTGCAATCTATCGGGGAGCGTTACGGTTGTACGGATTATCCTGGGAAAACGTATGATGGCGATCGCCCTATTAGTCGTTATGAATTTGCCGTTGGTTTAGAAACTTGTCTCCAGCAAATTGAAGAGTTACTGACTAGCAATCGAGATCACACTATTGAGCAAGAAGACCTAATCATATTGCAACGTTTGCAATATGAGGTCAAGGAAGAGTTAGCGCAATTACAACAACGTGTAGAATTAGGCGATCGCAAAACTAACAATATCGCAGCACAGCAATTTTCCACAACTACTAAGTTATTTGGCCAAGCCATTTTCAGCATCCAAGGAACAAATACTAACGATGTAGATTTATTTCCCAGGGATGGTGTACCAGAACGTCAAGGTAAAGCCCATCTGACTTTCAGTAACAGTGTGCAGTTAACGTTAGCAACTTCGTTTACTGGTAGAGATTTATTACTAACGGGACTAGCGGCGGGAAATTTGGGTTCTAGTGCGCCATCTGTATTTACGAATATGGGACGTTTGGGTTTTGAATCCAGCACAGATAATAATTTATCGATTAACGATTTATCCTATCGATTTTTAGTAGGGGATAACTTAGGGGTGGTGGTGGGAACAGCAGGTGTTAACCCGATTAACACCTTTCGCGGGATCAATCCCTTAGAAGGTTCTGGTGATGGTGCAATTTCTCTTTTCGGTCAGCGTAACCCGATTTTAGCGATTGGTAATGGTGTGGGTGGTGTAGGATTTGATTGGCAAATTAGCGATCGCATCAGTCTACAAGGAGTATACAGCAGTGAAATCCCTGGTTTTCCTGGGGATAGTAACGCAGGTGGACTGTTCGGCGGTAGATTCACCACCGGCGCGCAGCTAACTTTAACACCTACCGACAATCTTGATATCGGCTTACATTATCTTTATTCTCACTCTCCCGATGATTTATTGGGAACAGGTATCGGTGATGCTCAATTAATGTCACCCTTTGCTGATAGCACCGCTTTTAATACCCATGCTATGGGTGCAACTGTAGCATGGCGTGTCAGTCCAGATTTGCAATTGGGTGCTTGGGGTGGTTACTCTATCTCTAACCCAGAAAATCTGTCAGGAAGTGTGGAAATTAGCAACTGGATGGCGTTTGCAGCCTTTCCTAATCTCCTGCGTCCTGGGAATTTGGGGGGAATTCTAGTCGGACAGCCACCCAAAATTACATCCAGCACCTTACCTGATGGGTTTAACTTTCCTAACTTCTCCGATGGTGGTACACCAGGGGGACGGCGTGATACATCAATTCATTTAGAAATGTTTTATCGCGCACAAGTAAATGAGCATTTATCTATTACACCTGGTTTCTTTGTAGTTTTCCATCCCGATCATAATGCTGCCAATGAGACATTATTTGTTGGCACATTGCGAGCTACTTTCCGGTTTTAATTTTAATTACCTGTAAATGTAATTACTAAGTGGTTTTGAGCTACTTAGGGTTGTAATTCTGTTGAAGTTTGAGAAACAACTAGCGTGTAATCTACCATCGCAGGGATAAATCAGCTTAAAAACTACATTTAACCTCATGGCAGTTACATCTCCCACTTTAAATCACGCATGAGACGAGTTTCCTGAATCTCGCCTGTGCGTGTTTTTTCATTGAACCATTAACCAGGAGCAAATTTACTATGCGATCGCGCTCATCAACTACTAAATTGGGTTATGGGATTCTCAGCAGTAGCAGTTTAGCAGTGATTTTGTTAGGAATGGGGGGAAACAGTGCTTCAGCACAATTAACAATTCAAAGCACCGGAACTTTATCAGGAAATATTCAACTTCCCAACTTTAACCCCAACTTCAACAATCGAGTCACGCGGATTGATACTGACTCTAATGGTACTTACTACCGCAATGGTAATCCCATTTATCAGTCTAATTATGTG contains:
- a CDS encoding GTPase, which gives rise to MSLPTTEQINYQFLLLTHMVCADGQIHSEESKALQDLGQQAKMGTRTLEEMEKILNQDKDFISLEEVARQIPTKEKSEAIRQILAIAYVDGYCSPSEKEMVNHVAKIWNWSDTEITNLLEGAKNFSTVQNIYNDIEKYELSVGARLLKGVDSLLSRALVDNLTQIVPKSLGHKVKKLRKEILLSGAEYEKATQKCKSIATEDYKYTEKSLQSAYTSLKNLVENIQQTTELIHKKTSNKGQANKAKEVAQQLEVTKNALSAEVIKKLEGVRESLRSKQRALNYFSIAFMGKTKAGKSTLHAIITGDGWEAIGVGKQRTTRFNRVYEWKNIRIIDTPGIGAPGGESDEEIAARVIEESDVICYVVTNDSVQETEFKFLELLKEKAKPLIILLNIKNNLRDQRRLDYFLQDPDKLFVMDSSSGLGGHIERIRRYAKNHYANDYFDIIPVMLLAAQMSQEPEHQDNQEKLFQGSHMQELLDAIRVSLAEHGVIRRSQTLLGSTVSAIDEPNKWVTEQIESYQDWVTQLKDIHQRFQHEVHKASRDNWESLQQHIKLVFKDVFDIIQPFAEENWNAEQSQLNSKLKDKLNILNVEGKLNIAFKQSEEKFNKEVQKILREIGNELQNVARLKFGNVNLNEQDSIPYKDMLRFSGNLLGVLGASAFLFAAPVGIFLGITGACLHLISNFLKSEEQKRREAVENIRNSLNNQFKDQQQKALKNAEESFSKYSKDVESNISNYFNGLIESLELIIKHLENTQNKLDGCADNLNRAYAKRIVDWCADKYEPLTDEGILTTIAQVDRDFGRNIKIQTKSEFKSKRFQKIINQVLQEDISIISVKSSEQTFGNLQHKT
- a CDS encoding type I restriction enzyme HsdR N-terminal domain-containing protein, coding for MVQVVQGKDITLAQLIDEFGLELAQDKEFFLEWQQDLPDLSDSEKELLDEVKAEYSHLSKYAILEPVVKMVVLSPLLRLAGFYRPPFYIASEYEVEISSEDEGTIVRGRIDILVFHPPFWVLVIEAKRAQYSLEVAIPQVLAYMLGNPNADKPTFGFVTNGREFQFIKLTKEDVPRYALSYTLSLNRDEDIYTVTKILKRLARLVI
- a CDS encoding iron uptake porin; this translates as MSDISLLMAGVLTGKPPSLTDQVPAQSPFQSNHVDQKSTQESSQGFSATDITPPEFLQVEYSITQSSGNNQKYQNKLIKQRNGEQEKRTLESQTNANTNQQNTEETFFSSPTHTSLLKSGNPPTPVAPLHSHTLDPETSDIKAEFSPYPALAQSPEVAAPESDEAMTQVLPVSQLDDVQPTDWAFDALQSIGERYGCTDYPGKTYDGDRPISRYEFAVGLETCLQQIEELLTSNRDHTIEQEDLIILQRLQYEVKEELAQLQQRVELGDRKTNNIAAQQFSTTTKLFGQAIFSIQGTNTNDVDLFPRDGVPERQGKAHLTFSNSVQLTLATSFTGRDLLLTGLAAGNLGSSAPSVFTNMGRLGFESSTDNNLSINDLSYRFLVGDNLGVVVGTAGVNPINTFRGINPLEGSGDGAISLFGQRNPILAIGNGVGGVGFDWQISDRISLQGVYSSEIPGFPGDSNAGGLFGGRFTTGAQLTLTPTDNLDIGLHYLYSHSPDDLLGTGIGDAQLMSPFADSTAFNTHAMGATVAWRVSPDLQLGAWGGYSISNPENLSGSVEISNWMAFAAFPNLLRPGNLGGILVGQPPKITSSTLPDGFNFPNFSDGGTPGGRRDTSIHLEMFYRAQVNEHLSITPGFFVVFHPDHNAANETLFVGTLRATFRF